The genomic interval gacatgactgagggactaacgctttcactttccgCTGGGCCCAGGGACAGGCTGGAAAGCCAAGGTCAGCAGAGGGGTCTTCTCCAAAACAGACAAGCTCTCTGGCGTCTTGGGCTGGTTCCTTAAGTGCCAGGGGAGGGGGGAGTGGGGGAAGGAGCCAGCTCTAAGAGGTGCGGGCACCTGCGGAAGGAGTTGCCAGGTTTGCCTGGTGGACGCTGTTTTGGGCTCAGCCCAGCCCAGTGAGAAGTGGATTTCTGGGTGCCTCTGTCACCCACAGCTCTCCCCCACCTGTATAGGGCTGTCCTGCTGCGTGAAGGCAGGTCCCCTCGGGCTGCTGGTTGATCTTGGAGACTCAGCGGCTTGGACCTGGGGTCTCGGGGGTGGTGAGCATCCTTGGTAGGGACGGGGCGGGTGGTGACGACCCTTCCACAGTGCCCGGCTGTCAGCTGACGTTCTCCAGTGGACAGGGAGCAGGGTGGAACCAggctgaaggaaggaaagagcccTGCACCGGGGCCCCCGCACAGAGCACGGTCGGGCTTGGtgcaccccccccgccccgcccccgggtcACGTCTGAGGTTGGGCCACAGCCCCTCCACCTGGCAGCCACCCGGCTCCTCCTGGCAGGGACCCACCAACCTGCTCGCCTCTGCCATCCCCGCCAACCCCGCCGAGGCCAAGTGTGCACACCCACCGTGAGCAGAGGCCTCCCACACTCCTGGCTCCCTGAGACAGGTGGACAGACAGGCAGACCAAGGCACGACCAACACAGCCCAGTTCTCTGCACCCACAGCTCATGTTCCCCCCGGGTTCCTTCTGATGACAGAGGCTCCTGGTAAACACGACAGAGCCCAGGAGAGGCCAACACACGCGGTCCCCTCATCGAACGCTCACTGTACAGAGCAGAGCCTGGGTCCCCGGGGGAGCGAGGGACTGTGCACAGAGCCAGGCGCGCCTGCTGCTCCGGGCTCACTGCCACCCCAGCAGAGCTGAGACGTGCACACTGGAGCCCGGCTGGGCGTGCACACGCGTGTAACCCCATGCACGCCTGCCATACACCTGTGCACACCCATGTCCGTGTACATGCATGTATGCACGCACTCACACACATCCACTCTGACACACAGTGTGTGAGGCGTTATCCGAGCTGCCCCACTTTGTGCACATGCGCACTCACCTTTGCCCTCAGGCTGTACCCTCCCGAGTGGGGCCTCTGTGAGGAGCCAGTGGGATGAAGGCGGCGggcgcctggctcctctgcctgctgctgctgggccTGGCCCTGCAGGGGGCTGCCAGCCGAGCCCACCAGCACTCCATGGAGATCCGAAGTAAGTATCCcgacccgcccccgcccccaggggtCAGAGGGGGGCCTGGCCACTTCCTGAGCTGGGGCGTCCTTGCTAAGCACCCCAGAGCTGGGGGCTTGGCCTCCTGTTTCCCAGACCCCTCCCCCAGCTGGCCCCGACACCTGCTCCCAAGGGTCCCGGCCCAGCACACGAGGGAGGGTCACTCCTCACCACAGGGGTGACCTGGGGCTGAGTGCACCTTGCCCATGAGAACGGGGTTGAGGggacaggaagggaaggggagtgTGTCCTGGTGTGAGTCAAATCCTATTTCCCGAAGCCATTCCAGCACCAGAAATGGGCGCTCCAGGCAGCCCTCCTGTGCGGGCGGGTGGTCCCGGCACGGCCTGGGCGACTGGCAGCCGTGAGCCGAGCACACGCCCAGCCCGGCCACCAGGGCTGCACGCACCAGGGCACAGGCCTCCACACGCTGTTCTCGCTCGTTCCAGCCCCCGACATCAACCCTGCCTGGTACGCGGGCCGCGGGATCCGGCCTGTGGGCCGCTTCGGCCGGCGGAGAGCTGCCCCAGGGGACAGAGCCAGGCCTGGCCCCCGGCGCGTGCCGGCCTGCTTCCCCCTGGAAGGCGGCGCTGAGCCCTCCCGAGCGCTCCTGGGGCGGCTGATGGCCCAGCTCGTCCAGGAGTAACGGCAGGAGCCTGTCCCCAACCCCTCCTCCACCACCGGCGACCCTCCCTCCAGCCCTAATAAAAGCAGCTGGCTTGTTCGCACGTGTCTGTGTGGTGACAGAGCGGGCGGGCCTTTCCCCCGCGGGATGTTAGCCTAGAAGGACCCTCAGAGCCCAGCAGCCCAGAGGCTCCGGGACTCGCCCAAGGGCACCCGGCACTGAGCAGGGGCCTAGGACGGCCGTGGTCACGTGCAGCCCACACCGCTCCCCACCACAAGCCGCCCTGAACGGTTGCTCAGGCTGCGCACTGCACGAGGCCGCTGTGCAGGGACCCCAGGGAGGGCATCACGGCCCCTCAGCCTCACCTGCCCCCCCTCTGCCACAGTTCTTTTTGCCTCCCTGTTGGTACTcgtggaagaaaaagaaacaggggGTGCTTGTTCCCAGTACTCCTAGGTCCGAGTATTTCAACCCCACCTTGCGTCCCTTTCGAATCGCACGGGGATGTCCCGTGTCCTGTCTCAGGCCGAGCTCGCTTTGGTGTCGGGGGCACACGCCCACTGACTGGACAACTGAGCTCCATACCCACCTTCTGGGAGCCCCGGTTCCCACATGAACCTGGGTCTGGGAACACCCACCTCAGTCCTGAGCTTGGGCGGCACAGCCCCTGCGTACCTGCCGACAGGTGTGGATGCTCCATGAGCGTAAGCCCCCTTCCCCGAGGTGTGCCCGCCCCTC from Dama dama isolate Ldn47 chromosome 20, ASM3311817v1, whole genome shotgun sequence carries:
- the PRLH gene encoding prolactin-releasing peptide, coding for MKAAGAWLLCLLLLGLALQGAASRAHQHSMEIRTPDINPAWYAGRGIRPVGRFGRRRAAPGDRARPGPRRVPACFPLEGGAEPSRALLGRLMAQLVQE